Proteins encoded within one genomic window of Haematospirillum jordaniae:
- a CDS encoding M10 family metallopeptidase C-terminal domain-containing protein — protein MSVEREFQPTDMGISRAVIGTRGNDEIIGTGRRDRMIGEEGNDRLFGRDGDDFLIGAEGDDYLDGGDGADRLMGNGGADTFVFRELASDKYDMIVDFKSVEGDKIDVSVISEHMIRSGFPALRFSGQEPSPYSVWYRGGPGEQGVTLAVDVDGDASPDRVVWLRSTSSLSSQDLVLTGPQTKTPDSLVQEGTEHNDRLVAGFGPDHLDGRGGEDAIDYRDALLPVNVVLAGSQSAAVLVDGREKDTIVNIEHAFGGFGDDWLAGDEGSNILSGRGGSDILVGGQGADTLTGGLGADRFLYRDSVETHGDLIVDFNRSQGDVVDVSSIDANVYEPGRQEFVFSGQLPQANSIWYRIFIEGDGTVHVQGDVDGDPDVPEIDIAIEGVSSVNATDLGLLTAIRGNAVDFSAHIQPIAINLDQLAYQGVSSVVGALNAWNRIQGSDSVTGALVGGDKGNNIVGASGDDTLRGGRGNDSLHGEGGRDILDGGDGDDFLRGGIGADILTGGPGMDRFHYRTSAEVQGDVISDFNRDQGDWVDLYRIDANTHVDGWQLFTFSGEEPRPHALWSGPDPDGSGVRLYGDTDGNPETVEIDLQFLGIEVLDPSDVQLPVSRDGTLDFSDLIHYDLVNLHEHHPFLQVMGPRSVSSTLLGGSGANVLIGGTEDDSVIGDEGNDTLYGMEGDDHVNGGAGDDYLDGGEGDDLVTGGPGADKMTGGRGADRFVYSSAEEAQGDVITDFNMLEGDWIDLTRVDAGSSSDEPSWSGFVFAGTTPQAHALWSRFDRERFGTELLGDTDGNPETAEIAIYLKGTEFFGPEALQLPSLAGDTVDFSATTKHIYIHLDYYNGVNHVRGPLDVGAEIHGNADANTLSGGDRGDTLSGHDGDDTLIGGGGDDQLYGERGDDVLRGGDGRDVLDGGPGADALSGGAGADRFRYTLASYTVDDVILDFNRDEGDWLDLHQVDANIYEAGWQVMSFGGAKAVRHSLWFKPGEDGNSVTLCGDTDGNIRTHEVSLEIRGITSLQASDFDMPVLRAETPDLSGALQALRGVFIPSPHDTSKAGFRFGDSALSGETMPEQVPGSDEDGSLQAPLVISPGDGPYDTPQASISGYTASQFSKFLLRVLDDEGRFSGLQGRDAGNKTPPPETLDFSMTSHHRHIDIATYRGFNNVVGPADSGAEIRGDSGPNVLTGGDGPDQIYGEAGDDILVGGSGDDTLHGGSGNDILTGEAGNDTLYGDDGNDILTGGTGADIMHGGRGHDTLTGDAGNDTLEGGDGNDTLSGGAGADILRGGLGRDTLSGGWGADRFHYRSVDETVGDVIADFSPSQGDWIDLHGIDSGDNPDVWQGLVFHGANVRPHSLWYQVDGNGKGVHLYGDTDGNVDTREINIAVKGVAVLEARSVPLPVFTMDTVDFSSSRSYTAIDLADYRGISNLVGSRIVGMELHGTGADNSLTGGDGDDHLHGGGGNDVLAGGDGKDVLTGGSGADSFVYWSAVATVGDVITDFSQDEGDTLDFSLIDANTSAAGVQDLVFSDTVPRAHAVWYVPNAAGSDIVLCGDTDGHVETTEIAFLLKGVSSLAASDFLF, from the coding sequence ATGTCTGTCGAAAGAGAATTCCAGCCTACAGATATGGGTATTAGCCGTGCTGTTATTGGTACACGCGGCAACGATGAAATTATCGGGACAGGTCGGCGTGATCGTATGATCGGCGAGGAAGGTAATGACCGTCTGTTCGGTCGTGATGGCGATGATTTTCTGATTGGTGCAGAGGGCGATGACTACCTTGATGGTGGTGACGGGGCTGACAGGCTGATGGGCAATGGGGGTGCCGATACGTTTGTTTTCCGCGAACTGGCATCTGACAAGTACGACATGATTGTCGACTTCAAGAGTGTTGAAGGCGATAAAATTGATGTGTCGGTGATCAGTGAGCATATGATCAGGTCTGGGTTTCCAGCTCTTCGCTTCAGTGGTCAGGAACCATCTCCCTATTCTGTCTGGTACCGCGGCGGTCCGGGTGAGCAAGGTGTAACGCTGGCTGTTGACGTGGATGGTGATGCGTCGCCTGATCGTGTTGTCTGGTTGAGAAGTACGTCTTCCCTCTCCAGTCAGGATCTTGTTTTGACCGGACCACAAACCAAGACTCCCGATTCCTTGGTACAGGAAGGGACGGAGCATAATGATCGCTTGGTTGCAGGCTTCGGGCCTGATCACTTGGATGGTCGGGGTGGTGAGGATGCCATCGATTACCGGGATGCTCTGTTGCCCGTCAATGTGGTTCTTGCGGGATCCCAAAGTGCAGCCGTTCTTGTGGATGGTCGTGAGAAAGATACAATCGTCAATATCGAGCATGCTTTTGGTGGTTTTGGTGATGATTGGTTAGCCGGGGATGAAGGCAGCAACATTTTGTCCGGTCGTGGCGGCTCTGATATCCTAGTTGGTGGTCAGGGGGCAGATACTCTCACCGGTGGTCTTGGTGCAGACCGTTTCCTGTACAGGGATTCCGTGGAAACCCATGGTGACCTGATTGTCGACTTCAATCGGTCCCAAGGGGATGTGGTTGATGTTTCATCGATCGATGCCAATGTTTATGAACCTGGGCGTCAGGAATTTGTGTTTTCCGGGCAGTTGCCCCAAGCGAATTCCATTTGGTACCGAATCTTTATCGAGGGCGATGGGACTGTTCATGTTCAGGGTGACGTGGATGGTGACCCTGACGTCCCGGAAATCGATATTGCTATTGAAGGTGTATCCAGTGTCAATGCTACTGATCTGGGTCTGTTGACAGCTATCCGTGGTAATGCCGTCGATTTCTCGGCCCATATCCAGCCAATCGCGATTAATCTGGATCAACTGGCTTACCAAGGTGTCAGTTCGGTGGTTGGTGCCCTAAACGCTTGGAACAGGATACAGGGTTCTGACAGTGTTACGGGTGCATTGGTCGGGGGTGACAAGGGGAATAATATTGTTGGTGCCAGTGGCGATGATACCCTGCGTGGGGGGCGCGGTAATGACAGCCTGCACGGAGAAGGTGGCCGGGATATCCTTGATGGCGGCGATGGTGATGACTTCCTCAGGGGGGGAATTGGCGCTGATATTCTGACCGGTGGCCCGGGTATGGACCGGTTCCATTATCGGACCTCTGCCGAAGTGCAAGGTGACGTTATCAGCGACTTCAACCGCGATCAGGGTGACTGGGTTGACCTTTATCGCATTGATGCCAACACGCATGTGGATGGGTGGCAACTTTTCACGTTCAGTGGCGAAGAACCACGGCCCCATGCTTTGTGGTCCGGGCCTGATCCAGACGGGTCAGGTGTACGTCTTTATGGAGATACGGACGGGAATCCTGAAACGGTTGAGATTGACCTCCAGTTTCTGGGTATCGAGGTCCTTGATCCTTCCGATGTTCAGTTGCCTGTCAGCAGGGATGGTACTCTGGATTTCTCTGACCTGATTCACTACGATCTGGTCAACCTGCATGAACATCATCCCTTCCTTCAGGTTATGGGGCCAAGGTCTGTTTCCTCAACACTGCTGGGTGGCAGTGGCGCCAATGTCCTGATTGGTGGCACAGAAGATGACTCGGTCATCGGGGATGAGGGGAATGACACGCTGTACGGCATGGAAGGCGATGATCATGTCAACGGCGGGGCCGGGGATGATTATCTTGATGGTGGGGAGGGTGACGACCTTGTCACGGGGGGCCCAGGCGCGGACAAGATGACCGGAGGGCGCGGAGCCGATCGTTTCGTCTACAGCAGTGCCGAGGAAGCCCAAGGTGATGTGATCACAGATTTCAATATGCTGGAAGGGGACTGGATTGACCTGACCAGGGTTGATGCGGGAAGCTCATCAGACGAGCCATCATGGAGTGGCTTTGTTTTTGCTGGTACCACGCCGCAGGCTCATGCGCTCTGGTCACGTTTTGATCGGGAACGGTTCGGTACGGAGCTGTTGGGTGATACAGATGGCAATCCTGAAACAGCAGAGATTGCCATCTACCTCAAGGGCACCGAGTTCTTTGGCCCCGAAGCTCTCCAGCTTCCCTCCCTTGCGGGGGATACGGTCGATTTCTCGGCCACAACGAAGCATATCTATATCCATCTTGATTACTACAACGGCGTGAATCATGTGCGTGGCCCCCTTGATGTTGGGGCAGAGATTCATGGAAATGCCGACGCCAATACCCTGTCCGGCGGAGACAGGGGTGATACGCTGTCGGGACATGATGGTGATGACACCCTGATCGGTGGAGGTGGGGATGACCAGCTCTACGGTGAAAGGGGAGATGATGTTTTGCGTGGTGGAGATGGCCGTGATGTGCTTGATGGTGGTCCCGGTGCCGACGCGTTGAGTGGCGGTGCAGGGGCCGATCGTTTCCGCTATACACTTGCCAGTTATACTGTTGATGACGTGATCCTTGACTTCAATCGGGATGAAGGGGACTGGCTTGACCTGCATCAGGTTGATGCCAACATTTACGAAGCGGGATGGCAGGTCATGTCCTTTGGCGGTGCAAAGGCAGTGCGCCATTCACTGTGGTTCAAGCCGGGAGAAGACGGGAACAGTGTGACCTTGTGCGGGGATACAGACGGGAACATCCGTACCCATGAGGTCAGTTTGGAAATCAGGGGTATAACGTCACTTCAGGCATCAGACTTTGATATGCCTGTCCTGCGTGCCGAGACACCGGATCTTTCCGGAGCACTGCAGGCGCTGCGCGGTGTTTTTATCCCATCGCCCCATGATACTTCCAAGGCAGGTTTCCGTTTTGGTGATAGTGCGTTGTCGGGCGAAACAATGCCGGAGCAGGTTCCCGGCAGCGATGAGGACGGTTCTCTGCAGGCTCCGCTTGTCATTTCACCGGGCGACGGGCCTTACGATACCCCCCAAGCTTCCATATCCGGTTATACCGCATCCCAGTTTTCCAAGTTCCTGTTGCGTGTTCTGGATGACGAGGGGCGTTTCTCGGGGTTGCAGGGGCGTGATGCGGGTAATAAGACCCCTCCGCCGGAGACTCTTGACTTCTCTATGACGTCACATCACCGGCATATCGATATTGCCACCTACAGGGGTTTCAACAATGTTGTCGGGCCGGCTGATTCCGGTGCGGAAATTCGCGGCGACAGCGGTCCCAACGTGCTGACAGGGGGGGATGGTCCCGACCAGATATACGGAGAAGCCGGGGATGATATCCTAGTCGGCGGATCCGGTGATGATACCCTGCACGGTGGTAGCGGTAACGACATCCTGACCGGAGAAGCAGGCAATGATACCCTCTACGGTGATGATGGCAATGACATCCTGACCGGCGGGACCGGAGCTGACATTATGCATGGCGGCCGTGGTCACGATACCCTGACCGGCGATGCCGGCAATGACACGCTTGAGGGTGGTGACGGGAACGACACCCTTTCTGGCGGCGCCGGGGCCGATATCCTGCGTGGTGGCCTTGGTCGGGATACGTTGTCCGGCGGCTGGGGTGCGGATCGCTTCCATTACCGCTCTGTCGATGAAACCGTCGGCGATGTGATTGCAGACTTCAGCCCGTCACAGGGGGACTGGATTGATTTGCACGGGATAGATTCGGGCGACAATCCGGATGTATGGCAGGGTCTTGTCTTCCATGGAGCCAACGTGCGTCCGCATTCCCTGTGGTATCAGGTCGATGGCAATGGAAAAGGTGTACACCTTTACGGAGACACCGATGGCAATGTGGACACGCGCGAAATCAATATTGCCGTGAAAGGCGTTGCCGTCCTTGAGGCTCGCTCTGTTCCCCTGCCGGTCTTTACCATGGATACTGTCGACTTCTCGTCAAGCCGGTCTTATACGGCGATTGATCTGGCCGATTATCGGGGCATATCCAATCTGGTTGGTTCCCGTATCGTCGGGATGGAGCTGCATGGAACCGGTGCGGACAATTCCCTGACCGGGGGCGATGGTGACGACCACTTGCATGGTGGTGGTGGTAACGATGTCCTTGCAGGCGGGGACGGCAAGGATGTGTTGACCGGTGGTAGTGGTGCGGATTCTTTTGTGTATTGGTCGGCTGTGGCAACGGTTGGTGATGTTATTACTGATTTCAGTCAGGATGAAGGGGATACCTTGGATTTCAGCCTGATTGACGCCAATACATCCGCAGCTGGCGTTCAGGATCTTGTATTTTCTGATACGGTGCCGCGCGCACATGCTGTGTGGTATGTCCCCAATGCTGCGGGTAGTGACATCGTTTTGTGTGGTGATACAGATGGTCATGTTGAAACCACGGAGATAGCCTTCCTTCTCAAGGGTGTCTCGTCACTTGCCGCATCAGATTTCCTGTTCTGA
- a CDS encoding calcium-binding protein has translation MTNHSTYDSKTVPSSVGLVLVGGATSDTLQGSHRSDVLVGGDGSDTLYGGNGADTLVGGDGDDTLYGGRGADLLDGQGDNDRLYGGPGRDILSGGDGNDFLNGGRGNDTLVGGVGDDVLIGGVGADVLVGGPGADRFRYRSASEALGDVLMDFDPQQGDRIEMRLLDVGLGLDSWHGFAFTYEAPAPFSVWFTLPEIVEPTFFPWGAEELTVSRKGGNIKLCGDTDGNPETLEIDMVIRGMDSLDGAHLDLPTVSGGIADFSSLNRYQVIDLSQRSDITSVLGPRDTGAKICSGDLDTLIIGGNQDDILIGSVGDDVLLGGRGSDSLTGGRGADRFWFWYVEGETGEDTITDFSRDEGDRIDLSRIDVDKNTDGRQPLSFSGSTPTPYSVWYKMGEDGVSAVCSVDMDGDPASAEIRIMVQGTAVLAGPDFLL, from the coding sequence GTGACAAACCATTCTACGTATGACAGCAAAACCGTGCCCAGTTCAGTGGGGCTTGTTCTTGTTGGGGGAGCGACGTCGGATACGTTGCAGGGCAGTCATCGGTCTGACGTCCTTGTCGGTGGAGACGGGAGTGACACACTGTATGGCGGGAATGGTGCCGATACGCTTGTCGGCGGAGATGGGGATGACACGCTGTATGGCGGTCGTGGCGCGGATCTTCTGGATGGACAGGGCGATAATGACAGACTGTATGGCGGGCCTGGTCGCGATATTCTTTCTGGTGGGGACGGAAATGATTTTCTGAACGGCGGTCGAGGCAACGATACATTGGTAGGCGGTGTCGGTGATGATGTCCTTATTGGCGGCGTTGGTGCCGATGTGCTGGTCGGCGGTCCGGGGGCCGATCGTTTTCGTTATCGTTCTGCCAGTGAAGCGCTGGGCGATGTGCTGATGGATTTTGATCCACAGCAGGGAGACCGAATCGAGATGAGGCTTCTTGATGTGGGCCTTGGCTTGGATTCTTGGCATGGCTTTGCCTTCACCTATGAGGCGCCAGCTCCTTTCTCGGTCTGGTTTACGCTTCCCGAGATTGTTGAGCCGACCTTCTTCCCTTGGGGGGCCGAAGAGCTCACGGTGTCTCGCAAGGGGGGCAACATCAAGCTATGCGGTGATACCGACGGTAATCCCGAGACGCTTGAAATCGATATGGTGATACGGGGCATGGACTCTCTGGACGGTGCACACCTTGACCTGCCAACTGTATCAGGTGGGATTGCTGATTTTTCGAGTCTGAACCGGTATCAGGTTATTGACCTGAGTCAGCGCTCGGATATTACCAGTGTTCTTGGGCCTCGCGATACAGGTGCCAAGATCTGCTCCGGAGATCTTGATACTCTGATCATTGGTGGGAACCAAGACGATATCCTGATTGGTTCTGTCGGTGATGATGTTCTCTTGGGGGGGAGAGGTTCGGATAGTCTTACCGGGGGACGTGGTGCGGATCGGTTCTGGTTCTGGTACGTCGAGGGCGAGACCGGCGAAGATACCATAACCGACTTCAGTCGTGACGAAGGTGATCGTATTGATCTGTCCCGCATAGATGTAGACAAGAATACCGACGGGCGTCAGCCTCTTTCTTTTTCTGGCTCAACGCCTACCCCTTATTCCGTCTGGTATAAGATGGGTGAGGACGGCGTTAGTGCGGTATGTTCTGTGGATATGGATGGGGACCCTGCCAGTGCCGAGATCCGTATTATGGTCCAAGGTACGGCTGTTCTGGCGGGACCAGACTTTTTGCTGTGA